The DNA window TGATGGGGGTGAGTGATGGGGCGCTTAGCGCCGCGGTGTCGGAGGCCGGCGGGCTGGGGACGGTCTCGACCGCGACCTTCGGTCCCGAGGGCACCCGCAAGGAGATCGCCAAGATCCGCGAGCTCACGCAAAAGCCCTTCGCGCTCAACATGCCGATCTTCCACCCGCAGACGCCAAGGCTCGTGGACATCGCCATTGAAGAGGGCGTGAAGATCGTCACCACGGCGGCGGGCTCGCCCGACAAATACACGCAGCGCTTGAAAGACGCCGGCATCACGGTGATCCACGTCGTCTCCTCGGTGCGCACGGCGATGAAGGCCCAGGACGCTGGCGTCGACATCATCGTGGCCGAGGGCGTGGAATCGGGCGGCAAGGTCAGCCCCGACGAAGTGCCGACCCTCTCGCTTATCCCGCAGGTGGTCGATGTGGTGAAGATCCCCGTTGCCGCCGCGGGCGGCTTCGCCGACGGGCGCGGCCTGCTCGCCGCGCTGGCGCTCGGGGCGCAGGGCGTGCAGATGGGCACGCGCTTTATTGCCACCGACGAGGCCCCCGTGCACGCCAACTGGAAGAAGGTGCTCGTCAACGCCGGCGACGCCAGCACGGCCGTGGCCTGCCGCAAGAGCTCGCCCACGCGGCTCATCCGCAACGAGTTCTTCGCCGAGCTCGACGCCCAGGACCAGCCCGGCAAGAAGGCCATGGACTACATGATGATCCAGGGCGCCGGCATGGCGAAGATCCCCAATGATGCCGAAGGCACCCAGGGCAACTACACCGCCGGTGCCGGCGCGGGACTCATCCATGAAGTCGCGCCGGCGGCGCAGGTGATTGCGAAGATCATGGCTGAGGCGGAGGCGCAGCTTGCCGCGCTGGAGGGGCTGCG is part of the Chrysiogenia bacterium genome and encodes:
- a CDS encoding nitronate monooxygenase, with the translated sequence MGVSDGALSAAVSEAGGLGTVSTATFGPEGTRKEIAKIRELTQKPFALNMPIFHPQTPRLVDIAIEEGVKIVTTAAGSPDKYTQRLKDAGITVIHVVSSVRTAMKAQDAGVDIIVAEGVESGGKVSPDEVPTLSLIPQVVDVVKIPVAAAGGFADGRGLLAALALGAQGVQMGTRFIATDEAPVHANWKKVLVNAGDASTAVACRKSSPTRLIRNEFFAELDAQDQPGKKAMDYMMIQGAGMAKIPNDAEGTQGNYTAGAGAGLIHEVAPAAQVIAKIMAEAEAQLAALEGLRG